The genomic region AAACATTAGATATATAACTAAGTAGATTAGGCAAGGTATgtgccgctctgtgcatcgagcaATTATGTGTAACGCAATTAttaaggattgagtggtctagccatctttgtctgtcacatgcccgggatcgtttggttaaaagagatagatagaccaccgaccgactgtttccgcgttacgcttttttgcttAGTATGCCTTGTTTACGGTTAATATGTCTACGTTTTTGACACACTTCAAATGAGCACTTTGGGCGCATACCGCGTAGCCGCATAACAAATAGCACATAGCGAACTGTAGTGCCGGCATGAAAATCTACCAATACTTTTTATacacaaataataaataaattatgaatGTCATTTACACCTGAAACAGTTTATCGATTCAATAAGATTATCGCGTTAGCAAAATAATAAAGAAtttctttttgtatattttaagGCCTCATCCTTATAACTTGGTCTCAAAGGCAAATAACAAGGAATGCGGAAAAGGCATTATTTCTTTAAATAACGTCTCAATCGATGGACCACACACTcttatatcttttaaaaatatcggCGTACAATGTGTGAAGAGAACTTCCATGGCTGCCTCTTTAGAACTGAGAGAGTCATTGGGTGTTGATCCTTTCTTGAGTAAGTGTACCATTgcaatttatttgtaaaattacgAAATATAGAAAGAAAgaacaccgcacacatcttatggaaaatataatgttacTCAAATGCAATacaatttacatgaatagatgcgtctgaattttgattaacaaaggcgtaaattgatataaatcaatctAAAATCAAAAGTGTATGTAcgtaagttagagagagaaaaggGATTTCGTGAATCGGCAATTCCTAAATCTTTCTTCAGGTATTAAGGCAGAGGCTTACTCTTATCTTGTGGATAGTAAAGTAGGTTGATTTGGTCAGTCGGACCAAAATATGTATATAGTTTTTCTAATCGGCTTAGCTCACGCTGGGTTAAGATTGTTTCAATCGCGACTATACTAATAGTATTAATGAATAGCagttttttaacttcaaaaatgtgatttctataaactttaattacaatttacgccattattaatcaaaattcagagttggcgcaattatataaaattattggAATTTCGAAACGAATCtgttcatgtaaattttattgcatttgagtgtcattatattttccatatgatgtgtgcggtgtcctttaagTTTAAGTTAGCAGTAGGTTATTAATCATGTTTAATCAGGCCCCACGTATTAGAACATAAtctaactatatatttttatgtaaaatggCAAATTTGTCCTATTGTAGGTACTTAATTTCAAGGTATTATAATAGGAGTAAACCTCAGAGTTATATAGAAGTTCATACTGTATCAAAATATCGTGGCCAAAGGTTAAACCTCACTTGGGGAGGTCCCAAGCTTAGATGTAAAGCCTTAGAAAGGAGTGTTTGCTCTTCAAAGTGTTCAAACTGTTGATCATAATCGTAATGGAAGATTCATGTGGTGCCCACAAAATTCCGATTTTCCAGAAACAGAACGACATAATtttggttttcttttttgaaagaaaaaagaTTGAGTAAATCTAAAGTCTGACAAAAACTTTTATGTACCCAGAAACGTTGATTACGCTTATGACTATTATAATTCAAAACGTACATATACagatattgatataaaataatgtcaaaaatccTTCAAAAATGTGTTTTCAAGATAAAAGATAGGTAACCACAGGGTACAAGAGTCATTGAAACAATAACTATTGTTAGCTATAGCCGGTATGTCGGATATATGGTGCCCTTTGCTGGGCGTGAACAGGAACTATAAACTCAGAAACAAAGTAGTACTAATGGTGAACAGATGtacaatgacaaatgaggtgtcgaatgagagcATATGAGCCAAAGATCGTACTAAAAGGACTTCCGGTTCCAGaattgcaaccggaagtactgctTTAAATCCGCCGAAATGTGCAGGCGATGTATTATTcaacgcgccttagcaagacgagaccGGAAGTGCCACATTacagtcgcagaaatagtacatatttatattataatgtatttcaatcgacgcaaagttacacgaagaattcaaatatcgacttctggTTTTATTTCCGGTCACGTTGGTTCAAAAACTTCGAAGTTCGATAGCTTGTTGTTCGACGACTTTATATATATGGAATCATTCTTGAATAGAAAACTGATTGGGGCTTGAAATAATCAATTTTCTATACACCTCTGAATATTTCTGGGGTTACTATTTCGTTGAATATCATGAACATCCAACGTccaatgggggaaaatataaatatgatcagataataatcaatataaacaatttgaataaaatttaaacaattgaatgaatcgctttgaaatttttgtgacATTTTAAGCACCAAATTATAACCCTCATTCTAAAAAATATTTGGATCATATGATTTCCAGATTAGCTTTTATAtacagtgctcttcagataaaactatccaccttaaaaAATAACctttgaaccactgatttttaggGAAAGCGCAAAAGCACGTCAAATAATACATAATTAGGGAGAGACATTAGCCATATTTAAGCTTGCTGGAaaaggcaccctctcacccccCGTACCAtcccttaaatttttttaaattactaccacccttttttttatatttagattCTCCTCattgtactgatttcaaaaatgatTTCAAGTACTAGATCTTAGTTGTACTAATTTCAAACACAAGATGCTATAGTGATTACTtcatatttttatagaaaaataaatacaaaagcaagaaaactggattgaaaaaaaattatttttttaacagttttattacaaacatttagaatgaacatttcgCTGCCAAAAATTTATACAGTAATAATTTATTGTTCAAAATGTCTGCCATTTATTAGCTATATACTAATATATGGAGGTAAATGGCAgtcattttgaacaattttattgtaaacatttttggtagtgaaaggtttattttaaatgtttgtaataaaattgttaaaaaatatttttttccaatccagttttcttgcttttgtatttatttttctcataaactaatcactatAAGCATCAtatgttatacattttttaaatcaGTACAACGAGAAgacaaatatcaaataaaaaaagatgggagtaattaaaaaaaataaagggaTGGTACGGGGGTGAGAGGGTTCCTGTCCCagcaagcttaaatatggcataagGTCTcccaattcaattattatttaacGTGTTTTTGCGCTTTTCCTAAAAATCAgtggtttaaaagttatttaaggtggatagttcTGTCTGAAGAGCACTGTATAAATTCCGTCTTGTTAATTAATTTGGGCCACGCttgttttcttaattttcttataaATACAGATTTTTGAGATTATTTTTATTTCGGTTCAAAAATTGTGTTTGGTTTGAATATATCTTGCGATTACGGATGATAAATTGAGTGTACCTATTacttacttttaaaatatctgaaaaatttcaaCAAAACATGTGAGACATTTAATAAACATCCTCTATTTGAATCTATAAATATCATTGATTTGGTTATAaaagattttaaagttatttgAGGTTCACGAGGAAAATGGTGAAATTTCGTCTGTATTTATGTGATGttttgttttttcaataacaattttttaacaCATGTAGGCATTCACTTTTAAATAAATGTAATGTAGGCGTTTGCCCAAGTAATAAATTGTGGATAATAAATGACAAAGGTATGAGtcattaaattttgattttaatgCATGACTTAGTACTATTTACCCATTTTAATAAAACTCCATAAACTATATCAACCTGACACTTGGTTATTACATTACTTatgtaaatgaaaaaaatatatctaaCTATAAAGtaattcaaaaaatattgaattgttCGCATTAATAAATGTTCGTAATGAACGACCATGTTCactaaaaatgtataaaaattattaaaaatgtgTAGGGCAAGTCAAGAGATAGTATTTTTATGACTTTGactgtttaaatattttttatactgtTCGAATTAATTAATTGggacaaataaaaaaacaatttaatcaTAACATAAGTAGACTGAAAAATGTAtattgttacaaaactgacttttctatgatcttttaggcactaatgtttagttttagttgactttatttatttttaataacttacttctaaacaaatgaaaaacactgaatatatatcttttattttacaaactacgatgtctaatttatttattacaccaaatctactaatttatctaattataaattaaaaaatattccgcgcccgttacatatcaaagtacaccgacggTTTCAAATTCGCAACTCCACTCTAATTCCAAAAATGTCTATTTATATAGTTATGTACAATTAGTCTACTGGTTTCCAGAAACATCGAAAgctaaatattatttacagagcaataaaaaaaggtttatcgATGGCTTTCTAGATACGCCGATTGTAAACAAGTTTCTCTCGCCCACAGAAAGGGTCTCAGACAGTTCGCCGCCAGAAGCTTCCGGAATTGACAGggccggcctgggaccgtgacaaTATATTAGTACGAAGTATGTCTTCCTGACCTCTCCAACACGTCTtgtagacgagggcatttagcacaaaataaatcgttttTAAATACGGCACCTGTACAAcgttttgcattttttttatttacataaagccGCATCAACCATGGAAGGTTATTAGCGGATGTTGAAcaattacaatataattattacattttatgaaataaatttatatctttaatataacgttttgcattgtgttcaggatgatgttaGGAAAAAAGTTTTGCTATAGAAAAATGGGAGGAAAtgtataattgcattttaaagtgcataaaatgcatcaaaacgtgcataaacatgtcaaaataagcatattaagggccagatcttgttactcggagggtttttggggtcgctgaagacgaatctGTCATAAAAACCGgtcacaggagcacctggtgcccaggttcactgctaaggcagGACATCTGGAGTTTCaaaggttttcggcactaaattgatgcaaacagattactcggagggttttggggttgctaaacaaGAATATGCCATCAGATCCGATCCCCGGGGCACCTGGTACCCCAAAACTCTCCAAACTCTAGAAGATAACATGCCTTACAGTGaacttgggcaccaggtgatcggggtgtatgtatttaaaaatcgatttattcggaggtttttagtgctaaatgccctggtctattgaCACTTACTCCACTAGCGAATATGTTCTTGACTTTATAATCGTGCAACCACACTTTTGTATGGCACTTATAATTTTTCCTTTTGTAGTGCAATTCATCTTAGCTAAACGTTTCTTGATAATATGCCATAGGTTCTCAATGGGATTTCGGTCTGGTAAATTATCAGGCCAGTCAAGCACTTCTACTTTATTTTCCCGCATAAAAGTCTGGACCAATTTCGAATTGTGACAAAGGACCAAGTCATGTTCAAATGGTCCATCAAGTGTTTCCATGAATGAAACACTCCTTGTGCATAATATTTCCAAGTATTTGGTAGAATTCAGCATGCCTTTAATATAAATTAGTGCCATTTGTTGTGAAAAAAGCCCAAAACCTTTTGGATTATGATCTTGTCGCAGAGATTCACTTTCACTTCATCTAACAAAACTTGATTTAAATCTCTGCACAAATAAATATGATTCATCACTGAAAATCACCTTTTTCCAGTCAACAGTCCATGATCGGTATTTTCTGGCCCATTAAGCTTTTTCATTATTGTCGGTGTTAGAAATTTGGTTTTTGCTTTTCTTGCCTTTCAGAAGCCTTTTCCGTATAGTTAAGGTACTCACTTCAAAATCAGAATCTTGAAATGTTcttctttgtcttcttcttctcgttgtccttatacCCTAGAAGATCTTTTACTTTTtatatccatcttttacccattccttccacgccttccggtctcctgccattCCCTTCATCTGTTGCACTTTTTTCCCTCTCTTGGTCCCGATATCCTGGATTTGTTCCATCCTCCTctttctaggtctgccccttcctctttccccctgtcttttggcatctgtcacctcctttactagtctgttctcgttcattctagttatatgtccaaaccaattcagttttctttttcaatttttttctttatcgGTTCCTGTCTTACACttttctgatgttttcgttcctttccctgtccagcttcgtctttccagctatttttctcatctgcttcatttctgctgcatttatggcactttTATGTCTTTTATTTTTAACCCATGTCTCAATTGCATATAGAAAagttggtactgtgattgtattatatacatgtaTTTTTGTGTCCTGTCTGATTTCCCTTTTTccagtatcgtattattaatcgcaTAAAGTATTCTCGTAGCCttctttgtcctatttgcaatttctaAATCTAGGTTTCCATCGTTCGATATTATCATGCCCAGGTACTCGTAGGCCGTCACCACCTCCAATTCTTGTCCCTTACAGAACACTCGTGTTTCGCCTCCAATCTGGAAATTGAAATGTTCTTAAAATTCTTAAAACATTTGATTTTACCACATTAACTACCATAGTTATCTACATCTCACAATCGTAGACGTATGTTCAATAAGAGCGATTACTTGAGCACGTTTCGTAGAAGTAATATTCATCTTTCAACAAGCAAAAGTAACACGTATTGCAACGAACGCAATATTATAACCACCGTGTCCACGCAGAAAATTCACAATAATTGAACTACTGACACTGGTAGTACTGGCCCTCTAAAAACCAGAAAAAATTCAAACGAGTAAATTATAGCCAAGGTCGACCAGTCACACTGCCTCTAGGCAGATACAGACTGTTTAGTTTTCAATTAGATATACGCACCataaatggcaacactgcttcCCCGCTGCCCAACTAATGCACCAGATTCGCCCCGATCCATTCAGTCATTCGTCATTCTACAGTGGCAATGCAACTCATTATCAtgagcaatgttgccgattttagcgcttcCTTCATTGGGGTATATCTAATCAAATACTAAACAGTATGTATAACCAGTTTGATGTGATTCGGGACATCACCGGTAATCCCATACTAACTCAGATCAGAAAAATATGGTTGTCCCAATTAATTCGAACAGTGTAGTATGTATCTTAAAATACTATATCTTGACGTGTTCTGTACCTAATCTAACAAATCTTTATACCGTTTTAGCTGGATTTAGTCATCGAAATCAACCGACTTCGATTGACTTAAATGTAGTTAGGCTGTGTTTTCAAGTATTCTTGGAAGGTGATACTCCTGGAAAATTTTCAGTAACAGTCCCTCCAGTAGTCAGTGATCCCATTTACGATAAGAAGGCTATGTCAGATTTGACCATTATAAAATTGTCTGACTGTAGCAGTTATGTAGATGGGGGCAGGAAAGATATTATTCTTCTATGTGAAAAGGTTTGTTAATACATgttttttatctaataataataaCATTAATTATTATACATTACAAATTACAAACAAATAATTACAAAGGGGTTCTAAAACTATGATCTTGTGGCATATCTAAGTAAAATTCTGTTTATATGGGGTTAAGCCACAATCTTGCTCTGAATAGACCTTTCTACGCATCTTTTAACATCCACCACAAAAGTTAAGTAAAGAATTTGTTAAAGCATGAAAGGAAGTCTTAGTATAAATTGGAGGAAGATGGCCAGTATCATTAGAGATAATGCTATTGAAATACCTGGAAAAACgccaggaaagaagtttgagaatAAAGAGACTAAGTGGTGGTCAAACTAAGttcaagaaaaataaaagagaagagaaaatcaCATAAACAGTGGCAAGAAAATGTGTCGTACACAGATCTTCAAAATTATATTGATTGACACAGATCttccaaaaaggaagcgaaagtagaaGTAGCAAAAGCCAAATCAGACGCGTATACAAATCTATATGATCAACTTAATACAGTGGCACAAAGACAcattatcatcattctctttgccttatccctatgcagggtcggtttccctaattgcatttctcgacacaattctatcttgggtcatatcaatgttaatcccctttaccaacatgtcctgccttatcgtctcccccaggtcttctttggtcttcctctcctactccttccaggaatctgcacttcagctattcttcgtattgggtgattaacgtctcgacgttgaacatgaccaaaccatcttaacctatgctctctcattttggtatcaattggtgccacacctagactccccctaatatactcatttctaattttatccttctttgtcactccactcatccatctaagcattatcatttccaacacatgcattcgttgttcctctttctttttcactgcccaacattcgttgttcctctttctttttcactgcccaacattcagttccgtacatcatagccggtcttatgggtGTAGAATTATGTGGtctatagaattttcccttcagcttcattggaatttttctgtcacacaacacaccactcgcttctttccacttcatccatccagccctaattctactgcatgcatctcaatctatttctccattacgccgtaataccgatcctaggtacttaaaactactGCTTTTCACATTCATTCACACAAAGTGGCACAAAGACacaaatatatataaaataccCAAATatagagcaaagaaagcaaaaggaTGCCAAAAAGAGATGGACATCGTACTTtaacagtttattaaatgaagaatttgacaaaAAACCAGTTGAGTTAATGGAGatgaataacaaatgaagaagtagttcaaacacttaaataaaaaaggaaaatcgGTTGGATATATCCGataatcagtttggctttatgcaaTGCAGGTCAACAACAGATGTACCTAATTTTTGGCAATTGatttaaaaacaaagaaataaagaaacaaacgctcatatggtatttatTGATCTTAAAAAAGCATATCGTAGAGTTTCTCGAGAGTTTCTGTGATGGGCACACAATAAGAAGTAGTCCCCGGTGAATATGTCATGATTGTGGGAGAAACGGAAATCCAAACGTCAAAATGAACGTATTTTAAAATGAATTTGTTGTTAATTCccaaaaaatattgtaaataattaGAAATGGTTTAGAACTGTACATATTTCGGATTCTACACCAATAGGAAATGTTAAGATAAAATTGAATTTGATGTggatcattttatttatttattttttaaatatctctaCAAATATATGATACGTATTAAACAAGTTATTTTTACTTTTAGGTAGCAAAAGAAGATATTCAAGTGAGATTTTTTGAAGAGAATGGTGACTGGGAAGCTTTCGCGGACTTTCAGCCGTCGCAAGTTCACAAACAGCACGCCATTTGGTTCCGAACACCCCGGTATAAAACTTTGGATGTGACGGATCCCGTCGACGTGTTTATTCAACTCAGAAGGCCATCTGATGGTGCTACCAGCGAAGCACTTCCTTTCAAGCTTTGGCCAGGTAGGTCGTCGTATTGGCCATATCGGAGAACGCTTACCAAAAAGGGAAATTATGATTTGTTCGATTCGATATTAGCGAACGACGCGAAGTTAGTGACTAAACGGCAGTTATCTGCAGCTTCCGAAAAGGATATAGGCTGGAAAGAATCTGTTTTGCCTGCGGAGCCTATTATCATAGCTACTAACGATACTCATATCAATAACCAAGTAATACTAATTGATAAGTCTCTTGATCAAAATGCAAATGATATTGAAATAATTCAAGATGAATCCATAACTTGGATTCCCACTGTGGAAGCCAATAACAATCAAATAACGTCTGACGAAATGGACTATTCAgaattaaagttaaataaagaaGACAGCATTTTGACAGATACTCCTGCCAAAGTAGAGGAAAAGTCCTTTAACGAGCTCATTAACCAAGTGGCTGAATTAGATGAAATTTATTCAGACACACAAGCCCGCTTACTCTCCCAACCTTTAACTGATTTCGAAAAGCCAGCACTCACAGATTTAACATACAATGAATCCTTTGATGATGCAAAAACTTATTCTAGTCTTCAATTGGCATTCAAAAACCCCGTTGATATTGAAATACGACCAACTTATCCCCCAAAGCCCAAAAGTCCAAATACATTATTAGCAAATAAAAGAGAAAACGATGCTGAAAAGCTACCACCTCTTCCTCCAAAACGCACTAAAAAGCTAGAAACATTTATAGGCAGTACTAATAGTTTACCTAGAAGTGATAAACCGGACTTACATAAATCAAATTCTAGTATTAGAACAATAACAGTAAGCAGAAATAACTCATTTAATTTACAGAGACCAAAGTCTCAGTCCGAACTATCACCTCCAGATAAACATTTGCCACCAACTCCAAACTATTCAACATTGCCAAATCCCAAAAAGAGGggtttcttttccaaactgttcCGCAGAGGCAACAAGACTCAATCTGCCAATCCCTCCCGAGAAGCGAGTCTTTCTCCTTCTACAAAAACATTAACTAGTACAAAATCTTTGCAAGTTAACAGCTTTTTGGGTAAGAGCTCAGGAAACATATCAACGCATTCTTCAAACAGTATACGCATACCGCTTAAGGATAGTCCTCCTAGCAGTAATCTAAATTTAACGGACAGTAATGGCAACAACAAAGACACGAGAGACATATCTGCAGATGATATAGACATGAATTTAGATTTGACGGAGGCTGAGCATTATGCTCTGTATACCGCCATAGCACCACATGCCACTCAAAGTGAATTTGATGAGATGTCATGTTACTATGCTCCTGTGGAGGGGGGAAAGTTGTTAACGAATGCTGAAGTACTAGCCAGACTGGCTTCAAAGACATAGTAGACAAATTTTGAAGGGAATTCTtgattagttttatttttttttgtttttatttaaatcgactgtgtttatttattaaaaaatcattcgTAAATTTAAATAGCTGATTTTTACTGTGTGTAAAATTGACGGTTACTTGGTGGGAATTTATTTTCAACAATACAACATAAAACTTATTTCTCCGAAACATCGGCTTCTTcagaatatcttcttcttctttttgtaaagACATTACtatgtctgttttttcaatatgcctctagtaagttgtcgttccatcgttttcgtggtcttcccactgatcgtcttcctattggggaaccgtctctcgctgtcctgactaccatatttgttgtcattcggcttatgtggtcattccattctactccattctgtttcttacccagttttattaatgttctccaccttgcatctccatcgtatatctgtactttctagctctgtcccatagtgtcttaccatcgatttttcgaagggtctTCATTCCCGCtctttcgagcaatctttttgtcctctctgtgtcaggtcgtgctTCTGTcgtgtatgtcattattggtctgatgactgttttgtcaattctgccttttatttcttttccgatatttttatttctccatattgtgtcattcgggcaacctgcggctttgtttgcttgatctttcacttctgtttcgaactttccgtagctagatagtgtgatgcttaTACTACAATCAccataaagatgcactagaaataaacaaaccaagacacgttg from Diabrotica virgifera virgifera chromosome 3, PGI_DIABVI_V3a harbors:
- the LOC114326577 gene encoding embryonic polarity protein dorsal isoform X4, encoding MDYDDLDTGTQDDGGLADGNIELSDVIEVIETDPDFKESKEPAQHPTMFNGGGEIPVPQQTAIQSGQLSSMSAKKQARIRIVEQPASKALRFRYECEGRSAGSIPGSRSTPENKSYPTIRVEGYQGRAVVVVSCVTRDQPYRPHPYNLVSKANNKECGKGIISLNNVSIDGPHTLISFKNIGVQCVKRTSMAASLELRESLGVDPFLTGFSHRNQPTSIDLNVVRLCFQVFLEGDTPGKFSVTVPPVVSDPIYDKKAMSDLTIIKLSDCSSYVDGGRKDIILLCEKVAKEDIQVRFFEENGDWEAFADFQPSQVHKQHAIWFRTPRYKTLDVTDPVDVFIQLRRPSDGATSEALPFKLWPGRSSYWPYRRTLTKKGNYDLFDSILANDAKLVTKRQLSAASEKDIGWKESVLPAEPIIIATNDTHINNQVILIDKSLDQNANDIEIIQDESITWIPTVEANNNQITSDEMDYSELKLNKEDSILTDTPAKVEEKSFNELINQVAELDEIYSDTQARLLSQPLTDFEKPALTDLTYNESFDDAKTYSSLQLAFKNPVDIEIRPTYPPKPKSPNTLLANKRENDAEKLPPLPPKRTKKLETFIGSTNSLPRSDKPDLHKSNSSIRTITVSRNNSFNLQRPKSQSELSPPDKHLPPTPNYSTLPNPKKRGFFSKLFRRGNKTQSANPSREASLSPSTKTLTSTKSLQVNSFLGKSSGNISTHSSNSIRIPLKDSPPSSNLNLTDSNGNNKDTRDISADDIDMNLDLTEAEHYALYTAIAPHATQSEFDEMSCYYAPVEGGKLLTNAEVLARLASKT
- the LOC114326577 gene encoding embryonic polarity protein dorsal isoform X1, giving the protein MPTIYLPKIQKAKDKMPDQIMRLLQNLKITAFLLDTGTQDDGGLADGNIELSDVIEVIETDPDFKESKEPAQHPTMFNGGGEIPVPQQTAIQSGQLSSMSAKKQARIRIVEQPASKALRFRYECEGRSAGSIPGSRSTPENKSYPTIRVEGYQGRAVVVVSCVTRDQPYRPHPYNLVSKANNKECGKGIISLNNVSIDGPHTLISFKNIGVQCVKRTSMAASLELRESLGVDPFLTGFSHRNQPTSIDLNVVRLCFQVFLEGDTPGKFSVTVPPVVSDPIYDKKAMSDLTIIKLSDCSSYVDGGRKDIILLCEKVAKEDIQVRFFEENGDWEAFADFQPSQVHKQHAIWFRTPRYKTLDVTDPVDVFIQLRRPSDGATSEALPFKLWPGRSSYWPYRRTLTKKGNYDLFDSILANDAKLVTKRQLSAASEKDIGWKESVLPAEPIIIATNDTHINNQVILIDKSLDQNANDIEIIQDESITWIPTVEANNNQITSDEMDYSELKLNKEDSILTDTPAKVEEKSFNELINQVAELDEIYSDTQARLLSQPLTDFEKPALTDLTYNESFDDAKTYSSLQLAFKNPVDIEIRPTYPPKPKSPNTLLANKRENDAEKLPPLPPKRTKKLETFIGSTNSLPRSDKPDLHKSNSSIRTITVSRNNSFNLQRPKSQSELSPPDKHLPPTPNYSTLPNPKKRGFFSKLFRRGNKTQSANPSREASLSPSTKTLTSTKSLQVNSFLGKSSGNISTHSSNSIRIPLKDSPPSSNLNLTDSNGNNKDTRDISADDIDMNLDLTEAEHYALYTAIAPHATQSEFDEMSCYYAPVEGGKLLTNAEVLARLASKT
- the LOC114326577 gene encoding embryonic polarity protein dorsal isoform X3, with amino-acid sequence MPDPIVRLLQSLKITAFLLDTGTQDDGGLADGNIELSDVIEVIETDPDFKESKEPAQHPTMFNGGGEIPVPQQTAIQSGQLSSMSAKKQARIRIVEQPASKALRFRYECEGRSAGSIPGSRSTPENKSYPTIRVEGYQGRAVVVVSCVTRDQPYRPHPYNLVSKANNKECGKGIISLNNVSIDGPHTLISFKNIGVQCVKRTSMAASLELRESLGVDPFLTGFSHRNQPTSIDLNVVRLCFQVFLEGDTPGKFSVTVPPVVSDPIYDKKAMSDLTIIKLSDCSSYVDGGRKDIILLCEKVAKEDIQVRFFEENGDWEAFADFQPSQVHKQHAIWFRTPRYKTLDVTDPVDVFIQLRRPSDGATSEALPFKLWPGRSSYWPYRRTLTKKGNYDLFDSILANDAKLVTKRQLSAASEKDIGWKESVLPAEPIIIATNDTHINNQVILIDKSLDQNANDIEIIQDESITWIPTVEANNNQITSDEMDYSELKLNKEDSILTDTPAKVEEKSFNELINQVAELDEIYSDTQARLLSQPLTDFEKPALTDLTYNESFDDAKTYSSLQLAFKNPVDIEIRPTYPPKPKSPNTLLANKRENDAEKLPPLPPKRTKKLETFIGSTNSLPRSDKPDLHKSNSSIRTITVSRNNSFNLQRPKSQSELSPPDKHLPPTPNYSTLPNPKKRGFFSKLFRRGNKTQSANPSREASLSPSTKTLTSTKSLQVNSFLGKSSGNISTHSSNSIRIPLKDSPPSSNLNLTDSNGNNKDTRDISADDIDMNLDLTEAEHYALYTAIAPHATQSEFDEMSCYYAPVEGGKLLTNAEVLARLASKT
- the LOC114326577 gene encoding embryonic polarity protein dorsal isoform X5, which translates into the protein MFNGGGEIPVPQQTAIQSGQLSSMSAKKQARIRIVEQPASKALRFRYECEGRSAGSIPGSRSTPENKSYPTIRVEGYQGRAVVVVSCVTRDQPYRPHPYNLVSKANNKECGKGIISLNNVSIDGPHTLISFKNIGVQCVKRTSMAASLELRESLGVDPFLTGFSHRNQPTSIDLNVVRLCFQVFLEGDTPGKFSVTVPPVVSDPIYDKKAMSDLTIIKLSDCSSYVDGGRKDIILLCEKVAKEDIQVRFFEENGDWEAFADFQPSQVHKQHAIWFRTPRYKTLDVTDPVDVFIQLRRPSDGATSEALPFKLWPGRSSYWPYRRTLTKKGNYDLFDSILANDAKLVTKRQLSAASEKDIGWKESVLPAEPIIIATNDTHINNQVILIDKSLDQNANDIEIIQDESITWIPTVEANNNQITSDEMDYSELKLNKEDSILTDTPAKVEEKSFNELINQVAELDEIYSDTQARLLSQPLTDFEKPALTDLTYNESFDDAKTYSSLQLAFKNPVDIEIRPTYPPKPKSPNTLLANKRENDAEKLPPLPPKRTKKLETFIGSTNSLPRSDKPDLHKSNSSIRTITVSRNNSFNLQRPKSQSELSPPDKHLPPTPNYSTLPNPKKRGFFSKLFRRGNKTQSANPSREASLSPSTKTLTSTKSLQVNSFLGKSSGNISTHSSNSIRIPLKDSPPSSNLNLTDSNGNNKDTRDISADDIDMNLDLTEAEHYALYTAIAPHATQSEFDEMSCYYAPVEGGKLLTNAEVLARLASKT